One window from the genome of Hydractinia symbiolongicarpus strain clone_291-10 chromosome 1, HSymV2.1, whole genome shotgun sequence encodes:
- the LOC130640001 gene encoding eukaryotic translation initiation factor 3 subunit J-like isoform X1: MSSWDDEDFVPEVSTEEVITDKWEGEDEDDDVKDNWDDDDDGEEGIDKTQTTPSSQPKKKKPLAERIKEKQEKRRQEQLARQEQMKLEEEAQKLLTPEEQLAEQLKNQRLQEESDLELAKEAFGVADVLPGQKTFENFNPTSKEEFNELSTMISQKLTAHENKSEYTTFLENLFRDCCAGVNAEDIKRISNSLTVLANEKQKLSKGGKAGKKKAAGKKTLSTGKAVRNDMDFEDDYYDEYEDFM, encoded by the exons atgatgaGGATTTTGTGCCTGAAGTTTCAACAGAAGAAGTAATAACAGACAAATGGGAAGGTGAAGATGAGGACGATGATgtcaag GACAATtgggatgatgatgatgatggtgaaGAAGGAATAGACAAGACACAAA CCACACCTTCTAGCCaaccgaaaaagaaaaaaccccTTGCAgaaagaataaaagaaaaacaagagaaaagaCGGCAGGAACAACTTGCAAGACAAGAG CAAATGAAACTAGAAGAAGAAGCACAAAAATTACTAACGCCTGAAGAACAGTTAGCCGAACAACTTAAGAACCAAAG GCTACAGGAAGAATCTGATTTAGAATTAGCAAAAGAAGCATTTG GTGTCGCAGATGTGTTACCGGGACAAAAgacatttgaaaattttaacccTACGAGTAAAGAAGAATTTAATGAACTCTCTACAATGATCAGTCAAAAACTTACGGCAcacgaa AACAAATCTGAATATACGACATTTCTAGAAAATCTATTTCGCGACTGTTGCGCCGGAG tgaaTGCCGAAGACATCAAAAGAATATCGAACAGCTTAACCGTACTGGCTAATGAGAAACAAAAATTATCGAAA GGTGGTAAGGCTGGCAAGAAAAAAGCAGCTGGAAAAAAGACGTTATCTACTGGGAAGGCTGTTCGCAATGATATGGATTTTGAAGACGATTATTATGATGAGTACGAAGACTTCATGTAA
- the LOC130640001 gene encoding eukaryotic translation initiation factor 3 subunit J-like isoform X2 has product MYDEDFVPEVSTEEVITDKWEGEDEDDDVKDNWDDDDDGEEGIDKTQTTPSSQPKKKKPLAERIKEKQEKRRQEQLARQEQMKLEEEAQKLLTPEEQLAEQLKNQRLQEESDLELAKEAFGVADVLPGQKTFENFNPTSKEEFNELSTMISQKLTAHENKSEYTTFLENLFRDCCAGVNAEDIKRISNSLTVLANEKQKLSKGGKAGKKKAAGKKTLSTGKAVRNDMDFEDDYYDEYEDFM; this is encoded by the exons atgatgaGGATTTTGTGCCTGAAGTTTCAACAGAAGAAGTAATAACAGACAAATGGGAAGGTGAAGATGAGGACGATGATgtcaag GACAATtgggatgatgatgatgatggtgaaGAAGGAATAGACAAGACACAAA CCACACCTTCTAGCCaaccgaaaaagaaaaaaccccTTGCAgaaagaataaaagaaaaacaagagaaaagaCGGCAGGAACAACTTGCAAGACAAGAG CAAATGAAACTAGAAGAAGAAGCACAAAAATTACTAACGCCTGAAGAACAGTTAGCCGAACAACTTAAGAACCAAAG GCTACAGGAAGAATCTGATTTAGAATTAGCAAAAGAAGCATTTG GTGTCGCAGATGTGTTACCGGGACAAAAgacatttgaaaattttaacccTACGAGTAAAGAAGAATTTAATGAACTCTCTACAATGATCAGTCAAAAACTTACGGCAcacgaa AACAAATCTGAATATACGACATTTCTAGAAAATCTATTTCGCGACTGTTGCGCCGGAG tgaaTGCCGAAGACATCAAAAGAATATCGAACAGCTTAACCGTACTGGCTAATGAGAAACAAAAATTATCGAAA GGTGGTAAGGCTGGCAAGAAAAAAGCAGCTGGAAAAAAGACGTTATCTACTGGGAAGGCTGTTCGCAATGATATGGATTTTGAAGACGATTATTATGATGAGTACGAAGACTTCATGTAA
- the LOC130639900 gene encoding uncharacterized protein LOC130639900 has translation MALSPSMISAMVECKICLETYHKPKHLNCGHTYCQDCLDDMLSFNEDGSAELNCPLRCPNKTIINEHDTTSSLANSYCLSEILDTVSKSGTSNGLCQQTENCKQPICYSCSTCGTKICEKCQHMHSCENKAYTTVRFNGKTGQLQPLCSQHNSLAKRVCIQCDNKFVCVFCVHREHKNHRLKSVTEFGMEAKNWFQSFITSFENTRKDSERLSKIYHETLMKLEREREIFAQELKMRKLKCIERYLTILNAEEERFLKEFDDKREMFRTEIINVNCMDHTSMKEYRDYINAFNLKSNFELIAEKVEIEKTLRNLTSLSASMPIFKSHLRQINDQELPNNPLGELKVFIDKVETDSLVLGTSSACQNLIKGSEKLTNFSQLAIKLSYIVESINGNRNVTNFVAENKTKSDATPTNAEPETYSDADNKRRNHPTCDTEASTTVRNLEDEPWYFGCITRDESIRYLKHPENKSGAFLIRKSENPSSGQLYVLSMLKGNFVQHFSIKRKFVLSKIQECNSLNELLHHCKSDWPLGEPCIKNPKSSLIGKFKTL, from the exons ATGGCTTTGTCACCATCCATGATCAGTGCTATGGTGGAATGCAAGATTTGCTTAGAGACTTACCACAAGCCCAAACATCTTAACTGTGGACATACGTACTGTCAAGACTGTTTAGACGACATGTTGTCATTTAATGAAGATGGAAGTGCAGAACTGAATTGTCCACTTAGGTGTCCAAACAAAACGATAATAAATGAGCATGATACAACATCATCCTTGGCTAACTCTTATTGCCTTTCTGAAATTTTAGATACAGT atCAAAAAGTGGAACAAGTAATGGTCTATGTCAACAAACCGAGAATTGTAAACAGCCTATCTGTTATTCTTGCAGTACTTGTGGTACAAAGATCTGTGAGAAATGCCAACATATGCATTcatgtgaaaacaaagcatatacTACTGTACGTTTTAACGGAAAGACAGGACAACTCCAACCATTATGCAGTCAACATAATTCGCTGGCTAAACGAGTTTGCATCCAATGTGACAATAaatttgtgtgtgtgttttgcGTTCACAGGGAACACAAAAATCATAGACTGAAAAGTGTAACTGAATTTGGCATGGAAGCGAAGAATTGGTTCCAATCATTTATTACGTCATTTGAAAACACAAGAAAGGACTCTGAAAGATTATCCAAAATATACCATGAAACCTTGATGAAGCTCGAGAGGGAAAGGGAAATATTTGCACAGGaattaaaaatgagaaaattaaaatgtaTAGAAAGGTATCTTACTATTTTGAATGCTGAGGAGGAACGTTTCTTAAAAGAATTTGATGATAAAAGAGAAATGTTTAGAACAGAAATAATCAACGTTAACTGCATGGATCACACTAGCATGAAAGAATATAGGGATTACATAAATGCGTTTAATTTAAAATCCAACTTCGAGCTTATTGCTGAAAAAGTGGAAATTGAAAAAACACTTCGAAATCTCACTTCTTTATCAGCCAGTATGCCAATATTCAAATCACATCTCCGCCAAATTAATGACCAAGAGTTACCAAACAATCCGCTTGGggaattaaaagtttttattgataAAGTTGAAACAGATAGTCTCGTTCTTGGCACTAGTTCTGCTTGCCAAAATTTGATTAAGGGATCTGAAAAGCTGACTAACTTTTCTCAATTAGCTATTAAACTATCGTACATTGTGGAAAGTATAAATG GTAACAGAAATGTTACAAATTTTGTTGCTGAAAACAAAACTAAAAG TGACGCCACGCCTACAAATGCAGAACCTGAGACTTACTCGGATGCAG ATAACAAAAGGAGGAATCACCCTACTTGTGACACTGAAGCTTCTACTACTGTTAGGAATTTAGAAGATGAACC CTGGTACTTTGGTTGTATCACTCGGGATGAAAGTATTCGCTATCTTAAACATCCCGAAAACAAATCTGGGGCTTTCTTAATTCGCAAAAGTGAAAATCCATCCAGTGGCCAATTGTACGTATTATCCATGTTGAAAGGGAACTTTGTGCAACATTTTAGTATCAAAAGAAAGTTCGTCCTTTCAAAAATTCAGGAATGTAATTCGTTAAACGAACTGCTACATCATTGCAAAAGTGACTGGCCCCTTGGAGAGCCATGCATAAAA AATCCTAAGTCATCACTAATTGGGAAATTCAAAACGCTGTAA